A DNA window from Hemiscyllium ocellatum isolate sHemOce1 chromosome 48, sHemOce1.pat.X.cur, whole genome shotgun sequence contains the following coding sequences:
- the fam136a gene encoding protein FAM136A has protein sequence MAEEQQRRLHNAVDGMVHGLERELIRKMQGKMFRCSADCCENANASMEEVHQCIERCHAPLAQAQATVTGELERFQNRLQRCMMDCNDRAKDAFHSGVKEPDVKLKADSCVSKCVDDHAVLIPSMTRTLKESLTSIAK, from the exons ATGGCCGAGGAGCAGCAGCGGCGGCTGCACAACGCGGTGGACGGCATGGTCCATGGGCTAGAGAGAGAACTGATCCGGAAGATGCAG GGGAAAATGTTTCGGTGCAGTGCAGACTGCTGCGAGAATGCCAACGCCTCAATGGAGGAGGTACATCAGTGCATCGAACGTTGCCACGCACCGCTGGCACAGGCACAGGCCACCGTCACCGGGGAGCTGGAGAGGTTCCAG AATCGGCTGCAGCGCTGCATGATGGACTGTAACGACCGAGCGAAGGACGCCTTCCACTCAGGAGTCAAAGAGCCTGACGTCAAGCTGAAGGCGGACTCCTGCGTCAGCAAGTGCGTGGACGATCACGCTGTCCTCATCCCCAGCATGACGCGGACGCTGAAGGAGTCACTGACCTCCATAGCCAAGTGA